A window of Candidatus Avedoeria danica genomic DNA:
CGCGCGTCGAACGCCCCCTGACCGGGCGGAGCGCCGGACGCGACGAGCACGCGATTGTACGCATCCGGCCGTTCGATCTGGCCGATCCAGCCGAAGACCGTCGCCAGCGTCGCCGCCGCGCTGCCGGTGAGCGTCCCGCCGTCGCCGGCCGGGTCGACGAGGTTGAGGGCGACGATGCCGCCGGGGGCGAGGCAGCGGCGGGCGAGCGTGAAGAACTCGCGGGTCATGAGGTGGAAGGGGGGGTAGGGGCCGCGGTAGGCGTCGAGGGCGATGAGGTCGTAGGGGGGTGAGGGGGAAGGACCATCGCTTCGCGATGCGCATCGTCGATTCATCCAGACGCGACCGTCGGCAATGTGGATCGTGAGGCCGACGATTTCGGAAAGACCCAGGTGAGCGCGGGAGATGTCGATGACGTCCGGGTCGATCTCGACGCCGTCGATTCGGACGCCCGGCCAGGCGGCGGCGAGGGTGCGGGCGACGGTGCCGCCGGCGAGGCCGACGACGAGGGCGCGGCGGACGGCGGGCGGGGCGTCGCCGGGGGCGAGGAGGGGGGCGGCGGCGATGTCGTCCCAGACCGTGCCGGTGAGGGGGCGGTCGGCGTCGTGGATCGACTGGACGGCGGCGCCTTCGTCGAAGAGCAGGAAGCGGCGGCCGGCGGACTCGACGATCTCGATGTAGTGCGTTCGTCCTTCGCGCCAGGCGATGAGCCGGGCGCCGTCCGTGCGGTCGGCGTGCCCGACCGGGGGCTGCGTGGCGGCCGTGCGCGCGAGGAGCACCATGACCGCTGCGAGGCATGTGACGCCGGCGGCCATGGCGTGGCTGAGGCGAGAGCGCGAGCGGGCGGGTTCGGCGACGAGCGCGAGGGCCGCGACGAGCATCAGCGCCGCGCCCCAGGCGGCGAGCGACAACCGGACGCCCAGGAGCGGCAGCGTGCCGAACGCGGTGCCGAACGTGCCGGCGAGGCTGCCGAGCGTCGACCACGCCAGGATGCGCCCGCTGCCGCCGGCGGCCCAGCCGTGCGCGGGCGCAGCGGGGTTCGACGATCCCTCGCGCACCGATGGCCCTGCGCGGGCACGCGGGCCGTCGTCGCGCTGCGACCCGGCGATGACGAGCGGTACGACCATGCCGAGGAAGACCGTCGGCCAGGCGACGAACGTCGCCGCCGCAACGAGGAACGCCGCGGCGCTCGGCGCATCCAGGTGCGATGTCGCGACTTTGCCGCTCAGCAGCGCAACCGGGGCGATGGCCCATGTTGCCGCGACCCACATTCCGCCGATGGCGGCGCCGGCGGCGGCATTGTACCGGCAGGCAGCGGCGGATTCCTCGCCCGCCGACAACGGGCCGGGCGGTCGGGCCCACGATCGCCAGCCCCGGCCGGCTGCGGCACGGCGGACGTCGATCCCGCTGAGCGCGCTCCCGGCGGCCAGCCCGGCCAGCGTCAGCCCGATCAGCGTCGCCCAGACCGGCATCGACATCCCGAAGCTCGGCGCCAGCAGGCGGGCGCCGGCGATCTCGAGCGCCATCGTCGCCGCGCCGCACGAGAACGCGAGGGCGTCGGCGACGAAACGGGGCGGGCCGGCTGGCCCGCCCCGTGGTTCGGCTGGCGGCGGTGAGGTCGACATGGCATCCATCGTCCGGCGCGAACGCCGGCGCGTCAGGCGCTCTCGATCCCGTCGGCTTGGTCGTCGACGTCGGCGCCGAGGACGAGGGGGGCCGGCGCCTCGGCGTGGACGCGCTTGGCCGGCCGGGCGGTGGGAGCGGCGGGCACGCCGGCGCGGGTGAGGAGGAGCGGTGCGGCGCCACCGAGGACGGTTTCGCCGCGGACGACGCACTTCGTGATGTCGTCGCGCTCCGGGATCTCGAACATCGTCTCGAGGAGCGTGCGCTCGAGGATCGTCCGCAGGCCGCGCGCGCCGGCCTGCATGCCGAGCGCGGCGCCGGCGATGGCCTTGAGCGCATCGTCCGTGAACTGCAGCTCGACGCCGTCCAGCGAGAAGAGCTGCTGGTACTGCTTGATCAGCGCGTTGCGCGGCTCGGTCAGGATCCGCACGAGCATCGGCTCGTCCATCGGGTCGACGGCGACGACGACGGGCAGGCGGCCGACGAACTCCGGGATCAGGCCGAACGTGAGGAGGTCGTCCGCCAGCGTGTGCTGCAGGATCCGCGGCTCGTCGATCACGGCGGCCGCGCCGCCGTCGCCCGACTGGAAGCCGAGCGAGCCGGCGCGCAGGACGCGCTTGCGCACGACCTGGTCGAGGCCCGGGAAGGCGCCGCCGCAGATGAACAGGATGTCCGACGTGTCGAGCTGGATGAACTCTTGGTGCGGGTGCTTGCGACCGCCCTGGGGCGGGATGTGGGCCACCGTGCCCTCGATGATCTTCAGGAGCGCCTGCTGCACCCCCTCGCCGGACACGTCCCGCGTGATGGACGGATTGTCGCCGCTCTTGCGCGCCGTTTTGTCGATCTCGTCGATGTAGATGATCCCCTTGCTCGCCCGTTCCAGGTTGCCGTCCGCCGCCTGGATGAGCCGGAGCAGGATGTTCTCGACGTCCTCGCCGACATAGCCGGCCTCGGTCAGCGCCGTGGCATCGGCGATCGTGAACGGGACGTCGAGCAGGCGGGCGAGGGTCTGCGCCAGCAGCGTCTTGCCGCAGCCCGTCGGGCCGATCAGGAGGATGTTGCTCTTGGCGAGCTCGGCCGTTTCGGCGTTCGCCTCGGCGTGGTGGATCCGCTTGTAGTGGTTGTACACCGCCACCGCAAGCACCTTCTTGGCCCGCTCCTGGCCGATGACGTACGCGTCCAGCCCATCGTAGATCTCGCGCGGCGACGGGACGTGCGGCAGGAAGAGCTCGGGCGTCGAGGTCTCGCGCGCTTCCTCATCCGCCAGGATCTCCTTGCAGAGATCGACGCACTCGTCGCAGATGTAGACCGAGTCCGGGCCGGCGATCAGCCGCGTGACCTGGTCCTGCTGGCGCTTGCAGAACGAGCAGAAGTGGCTTTTCGATCGGGGCTTCGTCATCTCGAGGACTCCCTGGCGGCGATGCGCAGCCACGCATCCCGGCGGATGCGGAGCAACCCGCGAACGGCGCTCGCGGGGCGACGCGGATCTCGACTCAGTTGGTGACGCCGTTGAGGGTCGCGAATCCCGGACCGCGCGTCGGCGCCGGTAGGCCCTCGGGGCCGGGCAGCACCTCGTCCACCAGGCCGTAGTCGACGGCCTCCTGCGCCAGAAGGAAGCGGTCCCGCTCGAAGTCGGATGCCACCTGCTCCTGCGTCTGACCGGTGTGGAACGAGATGATCTGCTGGATCCGGTGGTTCAGCCGCAGCAGCTCGCGCGCCTGGATCTCGACGTCCTGGGCGTAGCCGCGGCTGCCGCCGCCGGCCGGGTGCATGTGGATCGTGGCGTTCGGCAGCGCGACGCGCTTCCCCTTGGCGCCGGCGGCCAGGAGCACCGTGGCCATCGAGGCCGTCGTGCCGATCGCGTACGTCCGGACGTCGGCGCGGATGAGCTGCATCGTGTCGTAGATCGCCAGGCCGGCGTAGACGATGCCGCCCGGCGAGTTGATGTAGAAGTGGATGTCCTTGTTCGGATCCTCGCGGTCGAGGAAGAGCAGCTGGGCGACGATGACGTTGGCCACTTGGTCGTGGATCGGGGTGCCGAGGAAGATGATCCGCTGGCTGAGCAGCAGGCTGTAGATGTCGAAGGCGCGCTCGCCGCGGCCGGTCTGCTCGATGACCATCGGGATCATCGCGTGCGGGCGGTCGGTTTCGTGTTGTGTCACGGGAACTCCTCTTGAGCGAAAGATGTGCGGGGGTGTTGTCGATGGGGTGTCATGGGTTGCCGCTCGTGATCGCCATCAGGCGGGCGATGGCGCGGCTGGAAAGGATGCGGGCGCCGAACGAGCTGCGCATCTCGTGGACGGAGGGCATCGGACCGCGGCGGGACCGGGCGCCCTTGGCGCTCTGGCCGCCCGGGCCGCCCGGGCCGTCCTTCTTGCTGGCGCCGACGAGTCGGCTGAAGAACTTCACCTCGTCGTCGATCTCGTTGGATCGGACGCGGATCCCCTCGGCGGCGCAGAACTCGGTCAGGACGAGCTGGCGCCGGATGCGCTTGTCGGCTTCGCCCTCGATCTGGGCGTACAGCGCCTCGGCGCCCTCGGGCTGCAGCCCGAGCCATTGCTCGAACACGAACCCCTGCTCCTCGACCTTGGCCTTTAGATCGTGGACATAGCGGGCGATCTCGGCGTTCAGCAACTGCGGCGGGAAGTCGACGTTGGCCGCGGCGACGAGGGCGTCGATCGCGCTCTCGATGTGCTGATCCTGCAGCGCCATCCGCGCGCGCTCCTCCATCTGCGCCCGCACCCGCGCCCGCAGCCCCTCGACGCTGTCGACGTCCGCCAGCGTCGCCGCCAGCGTGTCGTCCAGCTCGGGCAGCTGCAGCTCGGCGACGCGCGTGACGGTGCCGCTGAACGCGACGGGCTGCTCTTGCAGCGCGGCATCCGGCCAGAACGCGGGGTAGGTGACGGTGAAGTCGAGCGCCTGGCCCGCACGTGCGCCGGTCAATTTGTCGATCACGGCCGGCGGCAGCCGCGTGGCGTCGAACCGTTCAGGGTCGAGGGCGAGCGTCAGCGCCTCGTCCTCGAAGACGACGGCATCCGCGTGTCGGCCGACCAGACCGAGCGTGACGATGTCGCCGGCCACGGCCGGGCGCTCGACGTCCGTCAGCACCGCCATCTCGCGCCGCCAGCCCTGGAGCACCGCGTCGACCTCGTCGTCGCCGATGGCCGGCGGGTTGGGGGCGGGGACGCGCAGCGCGTGGTAGTCGCCAAGCGTGACGGCGGGCTGGAGCGGGACCGTCACTTCGATCGTGAGGGGGTCCCGGCCGACGACGTTCGCATCGACCGACACGCCGGTGTACGCCTCGCCGGGCTCGACGGCCTGCCGGGCGCCGCGCTGCGCGAGCTTTTCCACCGCTTCGCTCTCCAGCGCCTCGGCGCCGAGCAGCGCCTCGAGCCGATCGAGCGGTGCCGTGCCGGGGCGATAGCCGGGCACGCGCGCCCGCTTGCCGAGTTCCTTGGCCACGTCCTGCTTGGCGCGCGCCACGTCGTCGTCCGTGACGACGATCGTGATCTTGCGCTGGCGCTGGCCAAGCTCTTCGCTGCTGACGTGCAACCCGGACTCCTGTCTCGCGGCTCTTCGTTGGGATCAAGCGGGGCGTCGGGATCAAGCAGATCGTCGAGGTCAAGATGGGCGCGGCCCCGCTCGGATGGGGAAGGGGAGACTCGAACTCCCACGGGTCGCCCCACATGCTCCTAAGGCATGCGCGTCTGCCAATTCCGCCACTCCCCCGCGCCGCGGAGGATTATAGCGGTCGGTGCAGGGCGGGGATAGCCATTTCTGCGACAGCCGAACCGTTCTAGCACGACATTAACGGCCGCGCACGGTCCAGTATTCTTCAGGCGGCCAGGCGTGGTTCGAGCACGCGGCGCGCAGGTAGTCCTGGCGGTAGCGGCGGATCTCGTCCTGAACGCTCTCGCTGTCCAGCAGCGCCATGTCGGCGATCGCCCGGATCGGCAGTCCGCAGACCGGGCAGATGATCACCTCGTCCAGGCTGCGCCGCCATGCCGGGTTGCGCTCCTGCCATGCGCGGACGGCCGGAGGGACGCCGGTGCTCTCCTGATAGAAGACGATGGCGACGGTGTCGCTGCGGGTCATGGCGATGGAGTCGCCGTCGCCGACACGATCGAGGTTCCCTTCGGCGCCTCGACGATGAGCGTCCACTCCGCCTCGTCGGTCGAGCCCGAAAGGAGCAGCGTCGCCGTGCGCTTCAGGCCCTTGTCGGCGAACCGATCGGAGCGATCGACGGTGTGGAGGAAGACATACGAGCCGTCCTCCTCGCTGTCCAAGCCCCAGCCGAACGCCGTCATCTGCTCCTTGTACCACGCGACGAGCGCGTCCTCGTCGAAGTCGTCCATCGCGTACTCGGCCGCCGCGTCGAGGTCCGCCGTCGCCGGCTCGTACGCCACGCGCGTCGCGGCCACCGGCACCGGGATGTCCGCCAGGTCGGCGTCCTGTACGGGGTGCCACGGGTCGGCCGCCGGGTCGGCGGTCGGCGTCGCGGTCGGCTCGAGCCGTGCGACGACGGTCGGCGTGACCGGCAGGCCGGCGATCGCGACGGCCGTGGACTCCGCCGGCGTCTCAGCCGGCGCGCCGCCGCAGCCGGCGAGGGCGAGAACGGCTGCGCCGAGTGCGGCGGTGGTGGCGGCGAACATCGGGATCGGGCGGCGCGACATGGCGGTTCCTCAAGGCAGGGCGGGGGTCGTTGATCTCAAGCGGAGCCCGTCGCCGACGATGGGTCGGGCGGGTGAGGGCCGATGATACAACAGCGATGATGCAACGACAGCGATGATGCAACAGCAGGGATGATGCAACAGCCGCGATGATGCAGCAGCGTCGAGTCAGAACGGGCGAGAGACCGCATCGGACGGCCACACGCTGCGGCTGGCCGCCGGCTGACCGATCGGTGCGCATCGACTGCCGCCGCGAACCCAACGTCGTCGACTGCCGCGCCGTCGCCGATGCCCGTATGATCCGCCCATGATCGATCCGCCCATGATCACCGCGCCGACCGTCGCCCCGTCCACGCCGACGCCCATCGACCGCGCCTTCTTTGCCCGCGACGCCGAAACCGTCGCCCGGGCGCTCGTCGGCGCCACGCTGGCGGTGGCCGGTGCGGGCAGCGTGCAGCGCGTCCGCATCGTCGAGACCGAAGCGTACGTCGGGGCGCACGATCTGGCGTGCCATGCGGCGCGCGGGCGGACGGCGCGCACGGCCATCATGTTCGGCCCGGCAGGTCATGCCTACGTCTACCTGATCTATGGCCTGCACCACCTGCTGAACGTCGTCACCGGTCCGGCGGGCGATGCGCAGGCGGTGTTGTTGCGCGCGGCCGAGGTCGTCCGTCCCGACCAGCCCCTCGACGTCGCCGCGTGCCGCGGCCCCGGC
This region includes:
- a CDS encoding fused MFS/spermidine synthase, which produces MSTSPPPAEPRGGPAGPPRFVADALAFSCGAATMALEIAGARLLAPSFGMSMPVWATLIGLTLAGLAAGSALSGIDVRRAAAGRGWRSWARPPGPLSAGEESAAACRYNAAAGAAIGGMWVAATWAIAPVALLSGKVATSHLDAPSAAAFLVAAATFVAWPTVFLGMVVPLVIAGSQRDDGPRARAGPSVREGSSNPAAPAHGWAAGGSGRILAWSTLGSLAGTFGTAFGTLPLLGVRLSLAAWGAALMLVAALALVAEPARSRSRLSHAMAAGVTCLAAVMVLLARTAATQPPVGHADRTDGARLIAWREGRTHYIEIVESAGRRFLLFDEGAAVQSIHDADRPLTGTVWDDIAAAPLLAPGDAPPAVRRALVVGLAGGTVARTLAAAWPGVRIDGVEIDPDVIDISRAHLGLSEIVGLTIHIADGRVWMNRRCASRSDGPSPSPPYDLIALDAYRGPYPPFHLMTREFFTLARRCLAPGGIVALNLVDPAGDGGTLTGSAAATLATVFGWIGQIERPDAYNRVLVASGAPPGQGAFDARRTALSTDGATNTARAAADAMAGRWRMAVPLSADARILTDDRAPVERLVEADVWRAVR
- the clpX gene encoding ATP-dependent Clp protease ATP-binding subunit ClpX; its protein translation is MTKPRSKSHFCSFCKRQQDQVTRLIAGPDSVYICDECVDLCKEILADEEARETSTPELFLPHVPSPREIYDGLDAYVIGQERAKKVLAVAVYNHYKRIHHAEANAETAELAKSNILLIGPTGCGKTLLAQTLARLLDVPFTIADATALTEAGYVGEDVENILLRLIQAADGNLERASKGIIYIDEIDKTARKSGDNPSITRDVSGEGVQQALLKIIEGTVAHIPPQGGRKHPHQEFIQLDTSDILFICGGAFPGLDQVVRKRVLRAGSLGFQSGDGGAAAVIDEPRILQHTLADDLLTFGLIPEFVGRLPVVVAVDPMDEPMLVRILTEPRNALIKQYQQLFSLDGVELQFTDDALKAIAGAALGMQAGARGLRTILERTLLETMFEIPERDDITKCVVRGETVLGGAAPLLLTRAGVPAAPTARPAKRVHAEAPAPLVLGADVDDQADGIESA
- a CDS encoding ATP-dependent Clp protease proteolytic subunit, which translates into the protein MTQHETDRPHAMIPMVIEQTGRGERAFDIYSLLLSQRIIFLGTPIHDQVANVIVAQLLFLDREDPNKDIHFYINSPGGIVYAGLAIYDTMQLIRADVRTYAIGTTASMATVLLAAGAKGKRVALPNATIHMHPAGGGSRGYAQDVEIQARELLRLNHRIQQIISFHTGQTQEQVASDFERDRFLLAQEAVDYGLVDEVLPGPEGLPAPTRGPGFATLNGVTN
- the tig gene encoding trigger factor, with product MHVSSEELGQRQRKITIVVTDDDVARAKQDVAKELGKRARVPGYRPGTAPLDRLEALLGAEALESEAVEKLAQRGARQAVEPGEAYTGVSVDANVVGRDPLTIEVTVPLQPAVTLGDYHALRVPAPNPPAIGDDEVDAVLQGWRREMAVLTDVERPAVAGDIVTLGLVGRHADAVVFEDEALTLALDPERFDATRLPPAVIDKLTGARAGQALDFTVTYPAFWPDAALQEQPVAFSGTVTRVAELQLPELDDTLAATLADVDSVEGLRARVRAQMEERARMALQDQHIESAIDALVAAANVDFPPQLLNAEIARYVHDLKAKVEEQGFVFEQWLGLQPEGAEALYAQIEGEADKRIRRQLVLTEFCAAEGIRVRSNEIDDEVKFFSRLVGASKKDGPGGPGGQSAKGARSRRGPMPSVHEMRSSFGARILSSRAIARLMAITSGNP
- a CDS encoding DNA-3-methyladenine glycosylase, with translation MITAPTVAPSTPTPIDRAFFARDAETVARALVGATLAVAGAGSVQRVRIVETEAYVGAHDLACHAARGRTARTAIMFGPAGHAYVYLIYGLHHLLNVVTGPAGDAQAVLLRAAEVVRPDQPLDVAACRGPGLLTRHLGVTRADDGHNVCPTDAPVGARLWFEDGTQPGRLATSARIGVDYAGPWAAAPLRFFDPDSRAVSRARPSHPAARAPVDG